The bacterium DNA segment GAAACAAGCGCAGGTGGAGTATCGCCCGGTCGCGCAGGCGCAGGATGGCCCACTGGCGCTCGGTGCGCAGCCAGAGGTGGCGGTGCTCGAGGAGGTAGTCCACGCCGTGGGCCTCCTCGCCGCGGCCCTTGGGCTGGATGGGGTAGTCGGGCGTGCTCGGGCCGATGACCGCGAAGCCGGTGACGGTGAGCTCGTAGCCGCCGGGGGCCCTTTTATCCTCCCGGACCGTCCCGGTGACGGCGCAGGAGGACTCCAGGTCGGCACCCGTCGCCGCCGTGTAATCCTCCTGCGGCAGGTCGTCCGCCGAGGCGACCGCCTGGATGCGCCCCGAGCCGTCGCGCAGCAGCAGGAATAAAAGCTTCTTCCCGCTCTCGCGTTTTCCACAGACCCAGCCGCGCAGGGTCACGGCCTCGCCCACGTGCCCGGAAATTTCGGAAATTCTCACGTTCATGGGGCTCATCCCTCGCGTTGAAAAAAACCGGGCCGGATTCTACAGGCGCCGCGGGCCGGGGTCAACCGGGTATCTCCCGAATCATCTCGGCCAGGGCGCTGCGGCTGGACGATTCCAGCGGCAGGTCCAGCAGCCGCTCGACCCGCCGGGCCAGGCTGTCCCGAACCTGCTGGAAGGCCTTGAGCCTGCGGCCGTGCTCGTAGGGGACCCGCGCCGGGTCCTCGTAGTACCACGGCACCGTCGGCGAGCCGGCCCAGTCCGGGCTCCGGCTCCAGGTCTCCCGGCAGAGGACGATGACCACGTCGAAGCCGATGCCGGCCACGGCGGTGGTGGGCTTGGGCGTGTGGGCGGCCATGGAGATGCCCAGCTCGCCCATCACGGCGTGGGTGAGGGGGTCGAGGCCGGAGGCGGGGTCCAGGCCGGCGGAGTTGGCGCCCACGGACCCCGCGCTCATCTCGCGCAACAGCGCCGCCGCCATCGGCCCCCGCGCCGCGTCGCGGCAGGAGAGGAAGAGAATCCGCCGCGTGCACCGATCGCCCTGCCGGGAATCGTCGAACCTGGGCCAGTGGACGCCTTTCACGGTCCCTCTCTTCACAAAACGGCCTGGAATTGTTTATATTGTAGCTGGTTTTGACCCTTCGCGCACCATCCCCGCCGGGTCGGTGCGACCGACGGGAGCGCGGCGCGAAACCGAAAGGGCGACATGGCCGACTGGACCAACGAGCTCTTTTTCGGGGACAACCTGGACATCCTGCGGCGGCACATCGGCGACGAGTCGGTGGACCTGGTGTACCTCGGCCCGCCGTTCAACTCCAAAATCCTTTGTCGGGAAGTAGTCATGAGTGCGTGAAACGTAGGGGCCGACCTGAAGGTCGGCCCCTACGGGGGCGTATGTGTGACCTCCTGCGCCACGCGGGGAAAATCGAAAAATCGGGCGGGCGGCTCAAGCTGGAATAAGGGGGCTCTTTGGACAAGTACGTGATTCACGGCGGGAAGCGGCTGGAGGGCGAAATCGCCGTCTCCGGCTCCAAGAACGCCTCACTGCCCATGTACCCCGCGGCCATCCTGGCGAGCGAGGGGAAGCTCGTCCTCACCAACATCCCCCGGCTGGACGACGTCTTCACCATGCTCGAGGTCCTGGGGGTCCTCGGCGTGAAGTCGGAGTGGACCGGCGAGCACGCGTTGTCGCTGGACGCCGCGGGCGCGTTGTCGGCGCTGGCGCCCTACGAGCTGGTGCGGAAGATGCGGGCCAGCGTGAACGTGCTGGGTCCGCTCCTGGCACGGCTGGGCGAGGCGAGGGTCTCGCTGCCCGGGGGGTGCGCCATCGGCACCCGGCCGGTGGACCTGCACCTCAAGGGGCTGGCGGCGCTGGGCGCGGAGCTCGCCATCGAAAACGGCTACATAGTCGGGAAGGCGAAACGGCTCGCCGGTTGCAGGATCAACCTCTCCGGCGCGCACGGCCCGTCGCGGGGCGCCACGGCCAACGTGCTCATGGCCGCGGTGCTGGCGCGGGGGACGACGGTCATCGAGGGCGCCGCCCGGGAGCCGGAGACCTCCGACCTCTGCCGCCTGCTGGCGGCGATGGGGGCGAAAATTTCCGGCGTCGGCACCCCGACCCTGGAAATCGAGGGCGTGGATTCGCTCCACGGCTGCGAGTTCGCCGTGATGGGCGACATCATCGAGGCGGGGACGTACATGGTCGCGGCGGGGATAACGCGCTCGCGCTTCACTCTCGCCGGCTGCCCGCTGGAATCCATGACTCCCGTCGCGGAAAAGCTGGCGGAGGCCGGAGTGGAGTGCGCCGGTGAGGGCGGCCGGGTGGTGGTTGACGGGCGCGGCGGCAAGCGGCCCATCGAAATCCGCACCGGCCCCTGGCCCGAGTTCCCCACCGACATGCAGGCCCAGATGATGGCCCTGGCCACCCTCGCGCCGGGCATCAGCGTCTTCACCGAGACCATCTACCCCGACCGCTTCATGCACGTGCCGGAGCTGGTGCGCCTGGGCGCGACCATCAGCCGGGAGGGCGCCACGGCGGTGGTCCACGGCATGACGGCCCTGGCCGGGGCGCACGTGATGGCGACGGACCTGCGGGCGTCGGCGGCGCTTGTCCTGGCCGGGCTGGCCGCGAAGGGCGAGACCCACGTCCACCGCGTCTACCACCTGGACCGGGGCTACGAGGGGATGGAGAAAAAGCTCGCCGCCCTGGGCGCCGACGTCGCCCGGGTGCCCGACGAGGACGCCTGAACACCCGCGCGGGAGCCCCATGCTCTTCAACTCCATCACCTTCGCCGTCTTCCTCCCGATCGTCTTCGCCCTCTACTGGTCGCTCAACCGGGCCCCCCTGAAGCTGCAGAACCTCCTCGTCATCGTCGCCAGCTACGTCTTCTACGGCTGGTGGGACTGGCGTTTCCTGGCGCTCATCTTCGTCAGCTCCCTGACCGACTACCTGGTGGGCCGCGGCCTGGCCCGGACGGACGACCCCCGGGGGCGCAGGGCCCTGCTCGTGGTCAGCCTCGTCGTGAACTTCGCCCTCCTGGGCTTTTTCAAGTACTTCGATTTCTTCGCCGACTCCTTCGCCGCCCTTCTGACCGTCCTGGGCCTGCGGGTCAACCCGTCGTCGCTGGCCGTGATTCTCCCCGTGGGAATCAGCTTCTACACCTTCCAGACGCTGTCTTACACCGTGGACGTCTACCGACGGAAGATCGAGCCGACGCGGGACCCCATCGCCTTCTTCGCCTTCGTGAGCTTCTTCCCGCAGCTCGTGGCCGGTCCCATCGAGCGGGCGCGCAACCTGCTGCCCCAGTTCACCCGACGAAGGGAGTTCGACCTCGGGCGGGCCAAAGACGGGATGCGGCAGATTCTCGGCGGGCTGTTCAAGAAAATCTGCATCGCCGACTTCGTCGCCCACACCGTGGACACCATCTTCACCAACTACGCCCGCCAGGACGGGCTGGTCCTCTTCGTCGGGGTCTTTTTGTTCGCCGTCCAAATCTACTGCGACTTCGCCGGCTACTCGGACATCGCCATAGGCACGGCGCGGCTCTTCGGCTTCGACCTGATGCGCAACTTCGCCTACCCCTACTTCTCCCGGGACATCGCCGAGTTCTGGCGGCGGTGGCACATCTCCCTCTCGAGCTGGTTCCGCGATTACGTGTACTACCCCCTGGGCGGGCCCTTCGGCTCCAAGGCCAGGCAGGTTTTCGGCATCGTCGTCACCTTCACCCTGAGCGGGCTGTGGCACGGGGCCGACTGGACCTTCGTCTTCTGGGGCTTTCTGAACGGCTGCTACTACATCCCGCTGCTCCTGAAAAAAAACCCGCCGCACCACAAGGGTGTGGTGGCCAAGGGGCACCGGCTCCCGACACCCAGGGAATTTTTTCAGATGCTGGGCACCTTCGGCCTGGTGCTACTGGGGTGGGTCTTCTTCCGCTCCGAGACGTTCGCCGACGCCCTGGCCTATCTGGGGCGGATGTTCAGCGCGCCGTACGTGTCCGGGGTGTGGCACGGGGCGCTCTTCCAGCCCGTGGCGGTGTCGGCGGCCTTCTTCATCGCCGAGTGGCTCCAGCGCCGCCGGGCGCACGTGATGGACCTCGGGCGGACGCCCCGGCCGCTGCGATGGGCGATCTATTACGCCATCTTCCTGGTCGTGGCGC contains these protein-coding regions:
- the murA gene encoding UDP-N-acetylglucosamine 1-carboxyvinyltransferase; this encodes MDKYVIHGGKRLEGEIAVSGSKNASLPMYPAAILASEGKLVLTNIPRLDDVFTMLEVLGVLGVKSEWTGEHALSLDAAGALSALAPYELVRKMRASVNVLGPLLARLGEARVSLPGGCAIGTRPVDLHLKGLAALGAELAIENGYIVGKAKRLAGCRINLSGAHGPSRGATANVLMAAVLARGTTVIEGAAREPETSDLCRLLAAMGAKISGVGTPTLEIEGVDSLHGCEFAVMGDIIEAGTYMVAAGITRSRFTLAGCPLESMTPVAEKLAEAGVECAGEGGRVVVDGRGGKRPIEIRTGPWPEFPTDMQAQMMALATLAPGISVFTETIYPDRFMHVPELVRLGATISREGATAVVHGMTALAGAHVMATDLRASAALVLAGLAAKGETHVHRVYHLDRGYEGMEKKLAALGADVARVPDEDA
- a CDS encoding MBOAT family O-acyltransferase produces the protein MLFNSITFAVFLPIVFALYWSLNRAPLKLQNLLVIVASYVFYGWWDWRFLALIFVSSLTDYLVGRGLARTDDPRGRRALLVVSLVVNFALLGFFKYFDFFADSFAALLTVLGLRVNPSSLAVILPVGISFYTFQTLSYTVDVYRRKIEPTRDPIAFFAFVSFFPQLVAGPIERARNLLPQFTRRREFDLGRAKDGMRQILGGLFKKICIADFVAHTVDTIFTNYARQDGLVLFVGVFLFAVQIYCDFAGYSDIAIGTARLFGFDLMRNFAYPYFSRDIAEFWRRWHISLSSWFRDYVYYPLGGPFGSKARQVFGIVVTFTLSGLWHGADWTFVFWGFLNGCYYIPLLLKKNPPHHKGVVAKGHRLPTPREFFQMLGTFGLVLLGWVFFRSETFADALAYLGRMFSAPYVSGVWHGALFQPVAVSAAFFIAEWLQRRRAHVMDLGRTPRPLRWAIYYAIFLVVALFGTFGGQEFIYFQF